In Calliopsis andreniformis isolate RMS-2024a chromosome 9, iyCalAndr_principal, whole genome shotgun sequence, the genomic window AGACGACGAAAGTACAAATAAGTCATAGTAGGTGCGATGGTAAGTCGAACGATAGGCCACGAGGCGAAAACGAGAGAATATAGGCCGAGGGAGGACCGCTAGCCGCTTAATATGCGGTGTACGCTTCCGAGGGGCATCGCCAGAAGCCTCGATGTTCCCTTACTAACTCGTCAGTCGTCACTCGAAAACTTTGAGCCTCGGGGATCGTTCCACAGTATTCTCAGTCACTCTCAGCCTTCGTCAACTCCTATCCAACGCTCAATATTTCCATCTCGAAGCGATGATCAACGCGGAAGGAAAGACCTCACGCATCTTTCGCGTCCTCGCGCTGTCGCTGATGCTGCTGCACCTAGCTCATGCCAGTTCCTCCAAGAATTCTACGATCGTCGAGGAACCGAAGACACTCGATGTCAAGGCTGCAAAGGTAGTTGAAAAGGAGCCCACGAAAATCGATAATGGAAAAGTGGAAGCCAGATGGGAAGAGGACACTCCAGTCGTCAAACTGACGAAGAGCAGTGGGTGGAAAAGTGGAAGGGTGAATTGGAATAAGGACAGCTATCTGGAAGCCTTCAAGCACTCTCGAACCAGCACAGATCCTCGCGAGGGTGTCATAGCGGGAGATAAAACTTCGAATTCTGGACCCACGTCCTTCCAGCGCAGGAAGGAGTACGTTCCAGGTCCAGTGTATTTACCTAAGGAGCAGGGCGACACGTCTCCTAGAATTGTACATAGTTCTTACGATAGAGACTCTTTCTCGATGGTCCCCAGCGATTCTTATTCTCTGCCTACGAAGGGTTCTGGGGATTTTGGGGGAGTTCAAAACTCGTATGGTCCTCCTCATTCACCTCAGAGTTCGTATGGGCCTCCACATCATCATCAGGATACTTATGGACCCCCTCAGCCACCTAGAGTTTCCTATGGACCACCCTCTAATGGTTATCCTTCTTATGGTGACTATTCTGGCGGTGTTTATCAGTCGCCACAGCAAGGTGAGGGAAGAGGTAGAGTATGACTTTCGCGGTtgcttatttttttttattttttttgcctcTGGAGTGGTCGGTGGAGTGATTCATTGCGATGTGGAGAATTAATAAGTACGAGGAGGAGTTGGAAGTAGATGGTGAAAGTAAAGCTGTAAAAATTAAATAAGCGATATGAGAtagtaaattgaatatttagattTGTAAGAAAGTGGAAAATTGCAACATTGGAAGTCTATAGTTTGCTGAAATGAAACCTTCTATAGATCAGAATTCTATTTTCTAGCATATGGTCCTCCAGCATCCAGCTATGGAGTCCCCTATGGCCATGGAACTCCTTCAGGAATGGCAGAAGTGGCTCATATTCTTCCTACCATTGACTTCTCATGGCCATTCGCTCTCAAACTGAATGCCTTCACCTTGGCCAAGATTTTATTGAAGCTAGTTATCTTCAAGATGATCGTAAAGTTCATCGCTGTCATCTGTCTCTTGCTTTTCATTCCTAAACTTGAGATCAAGAAGAAGGGAAACAAGGATGACATGGATGATGACGATGAGGGACGCAGACTGTTCGatggtaattataatttttatttccaCCAAAACTCAAATTCGATAAAACTAGGTCATAATCTAAATAATTTACGTCGGCTTAGAAAGTAGTAATTTCAGACACATAAAATGgaagttaaaaaattaataaggcagataaaaaatattgtaaagtTTAACAGAAAAGAAATGAATTGTTTTAATTtatattcacatttttcatacgATAACTTGATGGAAGAAATTGAACACCTTTCCTACAATATCCTATTTTTAATCTATTTACAACCCAAGAGTCGAATATCTTTATCGATTAAATTACTTCACTGTAACCTCATCTCTCTATATAATATCTCTCCAACACTAAGCAAGCAACATAGTACTTACAAACGATCGCTTCAAGTGACTTTGAATAAGCCAATTATCCCATAACTTACATCTCAATTTTCGCATTTTCCCAGCCGATTCGTGGATCTCAGAGCGTCTGAACCTCCTGACCCTGATCGTCCACAACGCAGTGGAAAAGTACCAACATCTAAACGAGGAACGATCAAACTCCACCGAGGGATGCTCCACAGTGTCATGTCGAATCGGGCAAGCgttcagccacagcagctgggAGGATTACCGACAACTGCTGAAGAGCTACGTGCTAGAAGAATCGCGATCAATTCGAGCGAAGTCGTAGCGACTGTTCCACCCACGCCCTTTATAGCTTAATCGCGCTGGTCCCGCTCATTTGCGTGTTTACGCCTTCGTTCGTGACGTGTGCGAGCTGCGCACCACTTGCCAGGAGCCTGACGTACccacaatcgtctgtcctcgccGTGTCTCCAGTGATCAGAAAGAtcaatgaataaataaatcGTACGCGAAAATGGTGTCGACATCCCGTCTTTTGCGCTCCAGTTCCAGCCAGATCGCAGTGGCCAAGGCAA contains:
- the LOC143183421 gene encoding uncharacterized protein LOC143183421, with product MRCTLPRGIARSLDVPLLTLFSVTLSLRQLLSNAQYFHLEAMINAEGKTSRIFRVLALSLMLLHLAHASSSKNSTIVEEPKTLDVKAAKVVEKEPTKIDNGKVEARWEEDTPVVKLTKSSGWKSGRVNWNKDSYLEAFKHSRTSTDPREGVIAGDKTSNSGPTSFQRRKEYVPGPVYLPKEQGDTSPRIVHSSYDRDSFSMVPSDSYSLPTKGSGDFGGVQNSYGPPHSPQSSYGPPHHHQDTYGPPQPPRVSYGPPSNGYPSYGDYSGGVYQSPQQAYGPPASSYGVPYGHGTPSGMAEVAHILPTIDFSWPFALKLNAFTLAKILLKLVIFKMIVKFIAVICLLLFIPKLEIKKKGNKDDMDDDDEGRRLFDADSWISERLNLLTLIVHNAVEKYQHLNEERSNSTEGCSTVSCRIGQAFSHSSWEDYRQLLKSYVLEESRSIRAKS